A DNA window from Drosophila pseudoobscura strain MV-25-SWS-2005 chromosome 2, UCI_Dpse_MV25, whole genome shotgun sequence contains the following coding sequences:
- the LOC4802767 gene encoding serine protease snake: MFLSATLSLISVFVLCCHAQRPPPGPPPPPPHRVPRPQGPPPNRDAIYFPLERDILFPGSKGSNELEDKMWYHISDFHFEEVENLPQPKRRHHMSPPRPGQPFPPPPGGFKEKKNRRRRICEQKYSEYVERIFPNDTAVAEDANDADFDGRILARPGEYPHMAAVGFEADTGQIQYKCGGSLISENFVLTAAHCTSIYDTSPKWVRIGDLNLVADERTVVPQLMQIEDIFPHPNYSKELYYNDIALLKLQGEVELTVYVRPIRLWVFSELPTSIAFAMGYGSTSFAKPMTNRLTNLNLTVVPNAECNAELPPISETPNGVVDSQICAQDYILNRDTCQGDSGGPLQLNLPGRRRRQNIHYHLIGITSYGVFCRSSYPSVYTRISSFLDWIEGTTWNE, encoded by the exons ATGTTTCTTTCGGCCACGCTGTCCCTGATATCGGTGTTCGTTCTCTGCTGTCATGCCCAGCGGCCACCACCAGGTCCACCGCCGCCCCCGCCACACCGAGTGCCACGACCCCAAGGCCCACCTCCGAACAGAGATGCGATTTACTTTCCCCTCGAGCGAGATATACTGTTCCCTGGCTCAAAGGGGTCAAATGAGCTGGAGGATAAGATGTGGTATCACATAAGCGACTTCCATTTTGAAGAGGTCGAGAATCTGCCCCAGCCCAAGCGCAGGCATCACATGTCCCCGCCTAGGCCTGGCCAGCCCTTTCCACCGCCTCCAGGTGGCTTCaaagagaagaagaacagGCGACGACGCATCTGTGAGCAGA AATACTCCGAGTATGTGGAACGCATCTTTCCGAACGATACCGCTGTAGCAGAAGACGCCAACGACGCCGATTTCGATGGACGCATACTGGCGAGGCCTGGTGAATACCCCCATATG GCGGCAGTAGGCTTCGAGGCGGACACTGGGCAAATCCAGTACAAGTGTGGTGGCAGCTTGATAAGCGAGAACTTTGTGCTGACCGCCGCCCATTGTACTTCCATATACGA CACGTCCCCGAAGTGGGTGCGCATCGGGGACTTGAATCTGGTCGCTGATGAGCGAACAGTGGTGCCCCAGCTAATGCAGATAGAGGACATTTTCCCACATCCTAACTACTCAAAGGAGTTGTACTACAACGACATTGCTCTGCTAAAACTGCAGGGAGAGGTGGA GTTGACCGTATACGTAAGACCCATACGTCTGTGGGTATTTTCCGAACTGCCCACTTCCATTGCGTTTGCCATGGGATATGGCTCGACAAGCTTTGCAAAGCCCATGACGAACCGCCTGACAAATTTGAACTTGACCGTTGTGCCCAATGCTGAGTGCAACGCCGAACTGCCGCCGATTTCCGAGACACCGAATGGTGTGGTGGACAGTCAAATTTGCGCACAGGATTACATCCTTAACCGCGACACCTGCCAGGGGGACTCAGGTGGTCCCTTGCAGCTGAATCTGCCAGGTCGGCGTCGTCGCCAAAATATTCATTATCATCTCATTGGTATAACGTCGTACGGAGTGTTCTGTCGCAGCAGTTACCCGTCGGTGTACACGCGGATATCTTCCTTCTTGGATTGGATCGAGGGCACAACGTGGAACGAATAG
- the Gel gene encoding gelsolin isoform X2, with amino-acid sequence MNPAFANAGRTPGLEIWRIENFEPVAYPKNNFGKFYTGDSFIVLNTIESKKDKKLSWDVHFWLGSETSTDEAGAAAILTVQLDDLLNGGPVQHREVQDHESQLFLGYFKNGVRYEQGGVGTGFKHVETNAQGQKRLFQVKGKRNVRVRQVNLSVSSMNQGDCFILDAGSDIYVYVGSQAKRVEKLKAISAANQIRDQDHNGRARVQIIDDFSTDTDKQQFFDVLGSGSADQVPEESTAEEDSAFERADAAAVTLYKVSDASGKLQVDTVAQKPLTQAMLDTRDCFILDTGSGIFVWVGRGATPKEKTDAMAKAQEFLRTKKYPAWTQIQRIVEGAESAPFKQYFATWRDAGMAHTRLIRSALDIGSDESLDVDEIDAVVHKLKRSGGRAIGFMPDHGQNSIESITQYVSKPNSGEVLVNTVPFEQNLPLLGFGSYILTYNYEANNGDQGPIVYVWQGAKANAVVKERAFQDGFSMAVEKNALLVLTSQSHEPRHFYKIFKGKLLASYTALPVTAQLFRIRGTVESDIHASEVPADSSSLASGDAFALVSAKSHKIFIWNGLGASSFEKNAANERFAHYWNDADVEVVEEGAEPEEFWEELNGEGQYDRSLDDHGAPLLEPRLFHCRLTRNGFVKVEEVAKYEQEDLDTDDVMLLDAGDEIYLWVGSGATAEENSKIVDMAKRYIRVEPTARTIDTLTIVRVAQGQEPRAFKRMFPSWEDNYWQTLPSYEDVKQQVLDANNEV; translated from the exons ATGAATCCAGCCTTTGCCAACGCCGGCCGCACACCTGGCCTGGAGATCTGGCGCATTGAG AATTTCGAGCCTGTGGCCTACCCAAAGAATAACTTTGGGAAATTCTACACCGGAGATTCCTTCATTGTGCTGAAT ACCATTGAAAGCAAGAAAGATAAGAAACTTTCCTGGGATGTGCACTTCTGGTTAGGCTCCGAAACATCGACCGAtgaggctggggctgctgccaTCCTTACCGTCCAACTGGATGACCTTTTGAATGGCGGCCCTGTACAGCATCGCGAGGTGCAGGATCACGAGTCGCAGCTGTTCCTGGGATACTTTAAGAATG GCGTTCGATACGAGCAGGGCGGTGTTGGAACCGGCTTCAAGCACGTAGAGACCAACGCCCAGGGGCAGAAGCGTCTGTTCCAGGTCAAGGGCAAGCGGAACGTGCGTGTGCGACAGGTGAATCTGTCCGTGTCCTCGATGAATCAGGGCGACTGTTTCATCTTGGATGCTGGTAGCGATATCTACGTCTACGTGGGATCGCAGGCCAAGCGCGTTGAGAAGCTGAAGGCCATCAGTGCTGCGAATCAAATCAGAGATCAGGACCACAATGGACGTGCCCGTGTGCAAATAATAGATGACTTCAGCACCGATACAGACAAGCAGCAGTTCTTTGATGTGCTCGGATCTGGCTCGGCCGACCAGGTTCCCGAGGAATCTACCGCAGAGGAGGACAGTGCATTTGAGCGAGCTGACGCTGCCGCCGTGACCCTCTACAAGGTGAGCGATGCCAGCGGCAAATTACAAGTGGATACCGTTGCGCAGAAACCTTTGACTCAGGCCATGCTGGATACACGTGACTGCTTCATTTTGGACACTGGCTCTGGCATTTTCGTGTGGGTTGGAAGAGGCGCCACTCCAAAGGAGAAAACCGACGCCATGGCCAAGGCCCAAGAGTTCCTCCGCACCAAAAAGTATCCTGCCTGGACACAGATCCAGCGCATTGTCGAGGGCGCCGAGTCCGCACCATTCAAACAGTACTTTGCCACCTGGCGCGATGCCGGCATGGCGCACACACGCCTTATTCGATCCGCTCTGGATATCGGCTCAGACGAGTCGCTGGATGTGGACGAGATCGACGCTGTGGTGCACAAACTGAAGAGGAGTGGTGGACGGGCCATTGGTTTTATGCCGGACCACGGACAGAACAGCATTGAGAGCATCACGCAGTACGTCAGCAAACCCAATTCGGGTGAGGTCCTGGTCAACACTGTCCCCTTCGAGCAGAACCTTCCGCTTCTGGGCTTTGGGTCTTATATCCTCACCTATAACTACGAGGCCAACAATGGCGACCAGGGCCCCATCGTTTACGTGTGGCAGGGAGCCAAGGCCAACGCCGTTGTTAAGGAGAGAGCCTTCCAGGACGGCTTCAGTATGGCTGTGGAGAAGAACGCCCTGCTCGTGCTGACCTCACAAAGCCACGAGCCGCGGCACTTCTATAAGATTTTCAAGGGTAAGCTTCTGGCCTCGTACACCGCCTTGCCAGTGACGGCGCAGCTGTTCCGTATCCGAGGTACCGTCGAGAGCGATATCCATGCTAGCGAAGTGCCCGCCGATAGCTCGTCATTGGCCTCTGGAGACGCTTTCGCTCTCGTATCCGCAAAATCGCATAAGATCTTTATTTGGAATGGGCTGGGTGCGTCTAGCTTCGAAAAAAATGCGGCTAATGAACGCTTTGCCCACTACTGGAACGATGCTGACGTGGAGGTGGTCGAAGAGGGGGCAGAGCCCGAGGAATTCTGGGAGGAGTTAAATGGCGAGGGCCAGTACGATCGCAGCCTGGACGACCATGGAGCCCCCCTGCTGGAGCCACGTCTCTTCCACTGTCGTCTGACCCGCAATGGATTTGTAAAGGTCGAGGAAGTGGCTAAGTACGAACAGGAGGACCTGGACACCGACGATGTCATGTTGCTGGATGCCGGCGATGAAATCTATCTGTGGGTCGGCTCTGGAGCCACCGCCGAGGAGAACAGCAAGATTGTAGACATGGCAAAG CGCTACATCCGTGTGGAGCCCACTGCCCGCACCATCGACACCTTGACCATTGTGCGCGTCGCCCAGGGCCAGGAGCCACGCGCCTTCAAGCGTATGTTCCCGAGCTGGGAGGACAACTACTGGCAG ACATTGCCTTCCTACGAGGACGTCAAGCAGCAAGTGCTTGATGCTAACAATGAGGTCTAG
- the Gel gene encoding gelsolin isoform X1, whose protein sequence is METSGAASMAVISSLLVFFALSTTLCSAGTFNARPAFPVQTGQIQPSSGNSKQPGRRIMNPAFANAGRTPGLEIWRIENFEPVAYPKNNFGKFYTGDSFIVLNTIESKKDKKLSWDVHFWLGSETSTDEAGAAAILTVQLDDLLNGGPVQHREVQDHESQLFLGYFKNGVRYEQGGVGTGFKHVETNAQGQKRLFQVKGKRNVRVRQVNLSVSSMNQGDCFILDAGSDIYVYVGSQAKRVEKLKAISAANQIRDQDHNGRARVQIIDDFSTDTDKQQFFDVLGSGSADQVPEESTAEEDSAFERADAAAVTLYKVSDASGKLQVDTVAQKPLTQAMLDTRDCFILDTGSGIFVWVGRGATPKEKTDAMAKAQEFLRTKKYPAWTQIQRIVEGAESAPFKQYFATWRDAGMAHTRLIRSALDIGSDESLDVDEIDAVVHKLKRSGGRAIGFMPDHGQNSIESITQYVSKPNSGEVLVNTVPFEQNLPLLGFGSYILTYNYEANNGDQGPIVYVWQGAKANAVVKERAFQDGFSMAVEKNALLVLTSQSHEPRHFYKIFKGKLLASYTALPVTAQLFRIRGTVESDIHASEVPADSSSLASGDAFALVSAKSHKIFIWNGLGASSFEKNAANERFAHYWNDADVEVVEEGAEPEEFWEELNGEGQYDRSLDDHGAPLLEPRLFHCRLTRNGFVKVEEVAKYEQEDLDTDDVMLLDAGDEIYLWVGSGATAEENSKIVDMAKRYIRVEPTARTIDTLTIVRVAQGQEPRAFKRMFPSWEDNYWQTLPSYEDVKQQVLDANNEV, encoded by the exons ATGGAAACTTCGGGCGCCGCCAGCATGGCAGTCATCTCCAG CCTGCTGGTGTTCTTCGCACTCTCCACCACTCTTTGCTCAGCGGGTACGTTCAACGCCCGTCCCGCATTCCCCGTTCAAACCGGACAAATCCAGCCTTCTTCTGGGAACAGCAAGCAGCCCGGCAGACGCATAATGAATCCAGCCTTTGCCAACGCCGGCCGCACACCTGGCCTGGAGATCTGGCGCATTGAG AATTTCGAGCCTGTGGCCTACCCAAAGAATAACTTTGGGAAATTCTACACCGGAGATTCCTTCATTGTGCTGAAT ACCATTGAAAGCAAGAAAGATAAGAAACTTTCCTGGGATGTGCACTTCTGGTTAGGCTCCGAAACATCGACCGAtgaggctggggctgctgccaTCCTTACCGTCCAACTGGATGACCTTTTGAATGGCGGCCCTGTACAGCATCGCGAGGTGCAGGATCACGAGTCGCAGCTGTTCCTGGGATACTTTAAGAATG GCGTTCGATACGAGCAGGGCGGTGTTGGAACCGGCTTCAAGCACGTAGAGACCAACGCCCAGGGGCAGAAGCGTCTGTTCCAGGTCAAGGGCAAGCGGAACGTGCGTGTGCGACAGGTGAATCTGTCCGTGTCCTCGATGAATCAGGGCGACTGTTTCATCTTGGATGCTGGTAGCGATATCTACGTCTACGTGGGATCGCAGGCCAAGCGCGTTGAGAAGCTGAAGGCCATCAGTGCTGCGAATCAAATCAGAGATCAGGACCACAATGGACGTGCCCGTGTGCAAATAATAGATGACTTCAGCACCGATACAGACAAGCAGCAGTTCTTTGATGTGCTCGGATCTGGCTCGGCCGACCAGGTTCCCGAGGAATCTACCGCAGAGGAGGACAGTGCATTTGAGCGAGCTGACGCTGCCGCCGTGACCCTCTACAAGGTGAGCGATGCCAGCGGCAAATTACAAGTGGATACCGTTGCGCAGAAACCTTTGACTCAGGCCATGCTGGATACACGTGACTGCTTCATTTTGGACACTGGCTCTGGCATTTTCGTGTGGGTTGGAAGAGGCGCCACTCCAAAGGAGAAAACCGACGCCATGGCCAAGGCCCAAGAGTTCCTCCGCACCAAAAAGTATCCTGCCTGGACACAGATCCAGCGCATTGTCGAGGGCGCCGAGTCCGCACCATTCAAACAGTACTTTGCCACCTGGCGCGATGCCGGCATGGCGCACACACGCCTTATTCGATCCGCTCTGGATATCGGCTCAGACGAGTCGCTGGATGTGGACGAGATCGACGCTGTGGTGCACAAACTGAAGAGGAGTGGTGGACGGGCCATTGGTTTTATGCCGGACCACGGACAGAACAGCATTGAGAGCATCACGCAGTACGTCAGCAAACCCAATTCGGGTGAGGTCCTGGTCAACACTGTCCCCTTCGAGCAGAACCTTCCGCTTCTGGGCTTTGGGTCTTATATCCTCACCTATAACTACGAGGCCAACAATGGCGACCAGGGCCCCATCGTTTACGTGTGGCAGGGAGCCAAGGCCAACGCCGTTGTTAAGGAGAGAGCCTTCCAGGACGGCTTCAGTATGGCTGTGGAGAAGAACGCCCTGCTCGTGCTGACCTCACAAAGCCACGAGCCGCGGCACTTCTATAAGATTTTCAAGGGTAAGCTTCTGGCCTCGTACACCGCCTTGCCAGTGACGGCGCAGCTGTTCCGTATCCGAGGTACCGTCGAGAGCGATATCCATGCTAGCGAAGTGCCCGCCGATAGCTCGTCATTGGCCTCTGGAGACGCTTTCGCTCTCGTATCCGCAAAATCGCATAAGATCTTTATTTGGAATGGGCTGGGTGCGTCTAGCTTCGAAAAAAATGCGGCTAATGAACGCTTTGCCCACTACTGGAACGATGCTGACGTGGAGGTGGTCGAAGAGGGGGCAGAGCCCGAGGAATTCTGGGAGGAGTTAAATGGCGAGGGCCAGTACGATCGCAGCCTGGACGACCATGGAGCCCCCCTGCTGGAGCCACGTCTCTTCCACTGTCGTCTGACCCGCAATGGATTTGTAAAGGTCGAGGAAGTGGCTAAGTACGAACAGGAGGACCTGGACACCGACGATGTCATGTTGCTGGATGCCGGCGATGAAATCTATCTGTGGGTCGGCTCTGGAGCCACCGCCGAGGAGAACAGCAAGATTGTAGACATGGCAAAG CGCTACATCCGTGTGGAGCCCACTGCCCGCACCATCGACACCTTGACCATTGTGCGCGTCGCCCAGGGCCAGGAGCCACGCGCCTTCAAGCGTATGTTCCCGAGCTGGGAGGACAACTACTGGCAG ACATTGCCTTCCTACGAGGACGTCAAGCAGCAAGTGCTTGATGCTAACAATGAGGTCTAG